The proteins below come from a single Salvelinus alpinus chromosome 18, SLU_Salpinus.1, whole genome shotgun sequence genomic window:
- the LOC139544464 gene encoding large ribosomal subunit protein eL28-like isoform X2 produces the protein MSSHLQWMVIRNCSSFLIKRNGQTYSTEPNNLKSKNSFRFNGLVHRKTVGVQPAADGKGVVIVLKKRAGQRKPATSYEKITINKNSRATLNSLRHIIRKNNYRNDLRMAALRRASAILMSQKPVVVKKRRSKAAKTA, from the exons ATGTCGTCTCATCTGCAGTGGATGGTCATTAGGAACTGCTCCAGCTTCCTCATCAAGAGGAACGGACAGACCTACAGTACC GAGCCCAACAACCTGAAGTCCAAGAACTCTTTCCGTTTCAACGGCCTAGTGCACAGAAAGACTGTTGGTGTTCAGCCTGCAGCTGATGGCAAGGGTGTGGTTATTGTGCTGAAGAAACGTGCAG GCCAGCGCAAGCCTGCCACTTCATATGAGAAGATCACCATCAACAAGAACTCCCGCGCCACTCTGAACAGCCTGAGGCACATCATCCGCAAGAACAACTACAGGAACGACCTGCGCATG GCTGCACTGCGTCGTGCCAGCGCCATCCTGATGAGCCAGAAGCCTGTGGTGGTAAAGAAAAGGCGTTCCAAGGCTGCCAAAACCGCATAA
- the LOC139544464 gene encoding large ribosomal subunit protein eL28-like isoform X1: MKSGFRPFLSSSSSERLVNMSSHLQWMVIRNCSSFLIKRNGQTYSTEPNNLKSKNSFRFNGLVHRKTVGVQPAADGKGVVIVLKKRAGQRKPATSYEKITINKNSRATLNSLRHIIRKNNYRNDLRMAALRRASAILMSQKPVVVKKRRSKAAKTA; the protein is encoded by the exons ATGAAATCCGGTTTCCGCCCTTttctttcctcttcctcctccgaaAG GTTAGTCAACATGTCGTCTCATCTGCAGTGGATGGTCATTAGGAACTGCTCCAGCTTCCTCATCAAGAGGAACGGACAGACCTACAGTACC GAGCCCAACAACCTGAAGTCCAAGAACTCTTTCCGTTTCAACGGCCTAGTGCACAGAAAGACTGTTGGTGTTCAGCCTGCAGCTGATGGCAAGGGTGTGGTTATTGTGCTGAAGAAACGTGCAG GCCAGCGCAAGCCTGCCACTTCATATGAGAAGATCACCATCAACAAGAACTCCCGCGCCACTCTGAACAGCCTGAGGCACATCATCCGCAAGAACAACTACAGGAACGACCTGCGCATG GCTGCACTGCGTCGTGCCAGCGCCATCCTGATGAGCCAGAAGCCTGTGGTGGTAAAGAAAAGGCGTTCCAAGGCTGCCAAAACCGCATAA